One segment of Cervus canadensis isolate Bull #8, Minnesota chromosome 32, ASM1932006v1, whole genome shotgun sequence DNA contains the following:
- the RMI2 gene encoding recQ-mediated genome instability protein 2, whose product MAAPTESLPSSGPTAVRLPRLPPLKVLAEQLRRDAEGGPGSWRLSRAAAGREPLELTAVWMQGTVVEAGGGEARLRDPSGFFSVRGLERVPRGRPCLVPGKYVMVMGVVQACSPEPCLQAVKMTDLSDNPLHESLWELEVEDLHKLIP is encoded by the exons ATGGCGGCGCCCACGGAGTCGTTACCCAGTAGCGGCCCCACGGCCGTGAGGCTGCCTCGGTTGCCGCCGCTCAAGGTGCTGGCGGAGCAGCTTCGGCGCGACGCGGAGGGCGGCCCGGGCTCGTGGCGCTTGTCGCGGGCGGCGGCGGGCCGCGAGCCGCTGGAGCTGACGGCCGTGTGGATGCAGGGCACTGTGGTGGAGGCCGGAGGCGGCGAGGCGCGGCTGCGGGACCCGAGCGGGTTCTTCTCGGTTCGCGGCCTGGAGCGGGTGCCCCGCGGGCGGCCCTGCCTCGTCCCAG GAAAATATGTGATGGTGATGGGAGTGGTTCAGGCCTGCAGCCCTGAGCCCTGCCTGCAGGCTGTGAAGATGACAGATCTTTCAGATAATCCCCTCCACGAAAGCTTGTGGGAGCTGGAAGTGGAAGATTTACACAAGCTTATTCCTTAG